The region TACCATACTACTACACATTCCATCCTCGCCGTCCATATTTTCATCAAAGGAGCAAACTTCTCTGTTTTGTTTCTTCCAAACAAGAGAACATTTGGCTATAATAAAAAGTATTCATAAATAAGACAGATGTCCACAGATCTATCACAATCCGTGCTTGTTGCCAACTAGACATGACTACATGGGTTTCCAATAGTAGTACTGTTTAGGAAACAATTAGTCGCTTTTGCAgtaactagcaaaagagcccgtgtgttgcaacgggagagtAAATAACACACGTTCTTAACCCAATAACTATGACCTAAGATCCTAATGTGTTCACGTCCTTTATTTTCACATGGCATCACATTTATGTTGTTGATGGTGGTCTCAGTGCTCACACAACGAAAGCGTGTTTGAATTCGGTCAGTTCTAAGGCGTCTCTCTATCACGCACACTCGCTCGAAATAAAATGAGAAATATGTTCTTTTTCCCCGCAAGGTTTTTCACAGATGTGCATGCgtggttatcgatgttttctttcctCTCTATCAGTAAGAAAGAAAAACGGATCGCACATTCTAGATTAAGTTCACAAAAAATTAATATATAACATATTTAACAGCTAAAAATAGCAccgtatttagattctacacatttttttaatcaagtttcatatataacatgttaaaatcggagttacggtttaaaagatattgaTAATTTTGTTTTAGATAAACTGCGGATTGATTAACCAAAAAGGCAGGGGGTTTTATGTAAAAACAAAAAAACGATTCGGTTGACTTATATATGGACGGCGGGttgattacctaaaacatcagggagTTTTACGAGAAAATGCAAAAAAAACCGGTTCGGGAGTGACTTAAACGTGTACCGCGGGTTTATTTACAGAAAATAAAGAGGCTTTTTTGCAAAATGTACAACGGACGaccagaaacccaatttgctttattattaggtaaagataaagataaagactaGAATAAGCAGAGGTACATCCATACCTTTGGTGGGTTTCGAAGAGAATACAACATCATCCTGCAGGACCGCAGGAAACTATTTTCATTATGCGTTAGGGATCTTTTCTCCCCACTAGTTGTGTAGGCTGAATACGCAGCCGAGCCGAAATAACGGTTGCCATTCAACACCAAATCCTTAATGGAGACAAGGACTTGCAGCATGGTTGAATTGGATGGATTCCATTTGTCACACCCACCACTAGGCCTAGTGTTTAAGAGGCCAAGGCATACCTTCCCAcaaggatacatgtttttattaagccGCAACCCACCAGAACGGTAGTTCACAAGCTGCATAGAATAAACTCATTATTCTACGGAGCCTAAAGGCAAACTAAAAAAGAACAACAATCATTTATGGAGCTGAAAATAAAATCTCACTGGAGGTGTATTTGGATAATGAGGAGGGAAGTAAATGTCGAAGAAAAACAGCCCATCATGGTAAGGAGTGTATGCTGGTCCCATGATGACAGCTCTAAGAAGGTCCATTCTATCCTTGTATGCCCTCACGAATATACTACCTGTTAAATTTGGAGAAAATCAAAACATAAGCATAAAAGCAAAACATAATCATAAAAGGTGAACATAATCATGATACTGATGAGAAAAGTTAGTACCAAGAGGAAGTAAAATGGAAAAGGTCATAAGAAGCAAGAGCTAACTACGTACCTGGCAAGTCTTTTCCTAAGACTTCACACTCATGTTGAATGCGCATCACCCAGTCATTTGATGGCTGTCAATAGGACAACTTAGTACTGATATAATATGTGAAAGAATAAACAGGGCATGTCAAAACCATTACCTCGTTCACTACCTGAGCTTTCCACAACTCTGGTTTCGAATAATAATGATCACTATGATCATCAACAGTATCGAACTGTTTAAATGTGTTGTATTTTTCATCAACCTTGTCATCCAAGATTGGGATGGGTGTGCTACTATTATATGACACTTCAGCGTCAGTCTTCTGCAGCCATGGTAAAGAAGCTTCCGCTCCAGGCTGGATATCCCAGTCATCGAACTTATCGTACTCATCTTCCTCAGAAACACGGTCTACTTCCCCGAAGTTATCCAAAGTGTCATCGTCAAAATCAGGGTCAACTGTGTTGTCCACATCCTCCTTTAAACCACCCATAATGGCAGTATTGTTTGAAGCATTGGTGCTTGGTCCGGCACTGTCACCAGCAACACTAGTCTGCAATTTTCCCCGAGAAAGCATCTGTCAGAGTATGCAAGCAAATAATATGGCAAGAGAAACACATGAGGGAATTTACCTTCACATGCTTTGGCCAACCCAGAGGATATCCAACGGCCTGTTATTCTTTTCAAATGGTGCTAAAATCACAACACCGTCAggatcatcatcactatcaattgCTTCATGAGGAACAACCTATTAATTCCGTTGCAGAAAAACACTGTTAATTCCATGTAAGAAATTCAAAGACATCATTATATCGCACAATAGCATTATCCTAGAAAAATTGTATATGAAGTCATAGACACAGTTTACCATATATATAAAATCCCAAGCCTGGCTAGAACAATAGTACACAAGAAATGCACAGAAGTATAATGATGACTCTCATGCTACTATGGACTAACCAAAATGGTTTCCGCAATTATAGTGTAGGTTCTAACATCATGCCTAGCTAACCTTGCCAAGAACCAATAAAACTTCACCAAAGAGGTAGAGACCCAAGTGTGTGGCAGTAGTTGCTCAGTTTGAAGAAGCAGCCGCAGAAGAAGAATAAACATAGATCAGTTTGTGATGCAAACAAGGACTAAAACTCAGAGGTCTACCGCCGTTGCAGTTGGAACCCCTCCTGCCGCCACTACAACTTCTTCAGCCGCTGCCCGATAGCTTGTAGATGGCTTCATTTCCACCCCCTCAACATAAATAGACGGTGCCAACCCCAAGACTGCATCTCCGCTGCCCATCGATAGAGTTTTGAGAGCCCTATAGGACTCTTTCTTCTTTTTGAATCTTGAGGCCAAAGGGAGAGATGTCACGGATCTAGACTAGTTT is a window of Triticum dicoccoides isolate Atlit2015 ecotype Zavitan chromosome 2B, WEW_v2.0, whole genome shotgun sequence DNA encoding:
- the LOC119361762 gene encoding probable ubiquitin-conjugating enzyme E2 25; the encoded protein is MGGLKEDVDNTVDPDFDDDTLDNFGEVDRVSEEDEYDKFDDWDIQPGAEASLPWLQKTDAEVSYNSSTPIPILDDKVDEKYNTFKQFDTVDDHSDHYYSKPELWKAQVVNEPSNDWVMRIQHECEVLGKDLPGSIFVRAYKDRMDLLRAVIMGPAYTPYHDGLFFFDIYFPPHYPNTPPLVNYRSGGLRLNKNMYPCGKVCLGLLNTRPSGGCDKWNPSNSTMLQVLVSIKDLVLNGNRYFGSAAYSAYTTSGEKRSLTHNENSFLRSCRMMLYSLRNPPKHFEDFVAGHFRKHGHNILVACKDYLDGAHDGRHSLHFGMWDWRMMDDKSCSLKFRTLLKRLFEELLIEFSEKGADCDEYLSEKAK